From a region of the Deferribacterota bacterium genome:
- a CDS encoding AMP-binding protein — protein sequence MSSKETEIEATVEKLKNIYDASQINAAYFICHRHTNNENQVALFYEDSSGYTSKWTFKQLSEYSKFLAGFLQNIGVKKANNVAVMLPKCPEIILSALSIWHLGAVYIPLFTAFGPDAIDYRLLDSNCNVVITDENNYHKILETNAYKKGLLKIITVRKSTDEQNHKNSYNFWSAINTSTPIEKYELLEGNSPMILIYTSGTTGTPKGVSVPIKALGSFEAYMHFGLYLDNNDNYWNMADPGWAYGLYYNLIGAMLIGKSTLFYNAPFKPENVYYILKKYKITNFTTAPTAYRVIKALDDKSYKKDKIYVNKASSAG from the coding sequence TTGTCTAGCAAAGAAACAGAAATAGAAGCAACTGTAGAGAAACTAAAAAACATTTATGATGCCTCACAAATTAATGCAGCCTATTTTATCTGCCATAGGCATACAAATAATGAAAATCAAGTAGCCCTTTTCTATGAGGATAGCAGCGGATATACTAGTAAATGGACGTTTAAACAATTAAGTGAATATTCTAAATTTTTAGCTGGATTTTTACAAAATATTGGTGTCAAAAAGGCTAATAATGTGGCAGTAATGCTACCTAAATGCCCAGAGATAATTTTATCAGCTTTGTCTATTTGGCATCTTGGAGCTGTATATATACCACTTTTTACTGCCTTCGGGCCAGATGCAATAGATTATAGGCTACTAGATAGTAATTGTAATGTTGTTATAACCGATGAAAACAATTACCATAAAATTTTAGAGACAAATGCATATAAAAAGGGTTTACTTAAAATTATTACCGTTAGAAAAAGTACAGATGAACAAAACCATAAAAATAGCTATAATTTTTGGTCTGCAATAAACACTTCTACACCAATCGAAAAATATGAATTATTAGAAGGAAATAGTCCTATGATACTTATCTATACATCAGGAACTACAGGTACGCCAAAAGGGGTTAGTGTACCTATAAAAGCCTTGGGCTCTTTTGAAGCATATATGCATTTTGGACTTTATTTAGATAATAATGACAACTATTGGAATATGGCTGATCCTGGTTGGGCTTATGGTTTGTATTATAACCTTATAGGCGCTATGCTTATTGGTAAATCAACATTATTTTATAACGCCCCATTTAAACCAGAAAACGTATATTATATACTTAAAAAATACAAGATTACTAATTTTACAACCGCACCAACTGCTTATAGAGTTATCAAAGCTTTAGATGATAAAAGCTATAAAAAAGATAAAATATATGTTAATAAAGCATCTAGTGCTGGTG
- a CDS encoding helix-hairpin-helix domain-containing protein — protein MGYKLLYIFLIFIFIITVALAKINLNSATKEQLMSLDGIGKVKAEAIIEYRNRYGKIHNIEELININGIGEKTIESLKDNVLLE, from the coding sequence ATGGGTTACAAACTATTATATATATTTTTAATATTTATTTTTATTATTACAGTTGCTCTAGCAAAGATAAATTTAAATAGTGCTACAAAAGAGCAATTAATGTCATTAGATGGGATTGGTAAGGTAAAAGCTGAAGCAATAATAGAATATAGAAATAGATATGGAAAAATCCATAATATTGAAGAACTCATAAATATTAATGGAATTGGTGAAAAGACTATAGAAAGTTTGAAAG